From the genome of Elusimicrobiota bacterium, one region includes:
- a CDS encoding ROK family protein: protein MPKKLTLGIDLGGTGIKLGLITHTGEIINSFRFSTPSKRDAKEVINQIAGHARELIGTAGNAKISGIGIGAAGDVAPETGVVRISPNLGWHNVPLKALLSRRLKYPIVVENDANAAAWAAYVVQARRKIRHLLCVTVGTGIGGGIVLNGKLYRGATGTAGEIGHMTLFPEGHPCNCGNRGCLERYIGVKAMVQEAKQAIASGKTSLITKLCEGDHSKIDPLLIEQAASQGDALAIHIWEQAGERLGIALASLVNILNPEWIVLAGGLSRAGNLLLTPLKRTIKKRSFPVPASTVRIVISDLDQDLGIVGAGLVAHEMSA, encoded by the coding sequence ATGCCTAAAAAGTTAACGCTCGGCATCGATCTCGGCGGCACCGGTATTAAACTAGGGCTGATCACGCACACCGGTGAAATTATTAATTCTTTCCGCTTTTCGACTCCCTCAAAGCGGGATGCGAAGGAAGTCATCAATCAAATCGCCGGACACGCGCGGGAACTCATCGGCACCGCCGGAAACGCCAAAATCTCAGGGATCGGCATCGGCGCTGCCGGAGACGTGGCCCCGGAAACCGGCGTGGTCCGGATCTCGCCGAACCTCGGATGGCACAATGTCCCGCTGAAAGCGCTTCTGAGCCGCCGGTTGAAATATCCGATCGTCGTTGAAAATGACGCCAATGCCGCGGCCTGGGCGGCCTACGTAGTGCAGGCGCGGCGAAAAATTCGCCACCTCTTATGCGTCACCGTTGGGACAGGGATCGGCGGAGGTATTGTTCTCAACGGAAAACTCTACCGGGGAGCCACCGGTACGGCCGGAGAAATCGGCCACATGACGCTTTTCCCGGAAGGACATCCCTGCAACTGCGGCAACCGAGGGTGCCTCGAACGCTACATCGGGGTGAAAGCCATGGTGCAGGAAGCTAAGCAAGCCATCGCGTCCGGAAAGACGTCGTTGATCACCAAACTCTGCGAGGGAGACCACTCGAAAATCGATCCGCTTCTCATCGAGCAAGCGGCAAGCCAGGGGGATGCCCTGGCGATTCATATCTGGGAACAAGCCGGGGAACGCCTTGGAATAGCGCTGGCGTCTCTGGTCAACATCCTGAATCCTGAATGGATCGTGCTGGCGGGAGGCCTTTCGCGCGCCGGAAACCTGCTGCTCACGCCCCTGAAGCGGACCATTAAAAAACGAAGCTTCCCGGTGCCGGCCTCTACCGTGCGCATCGTCATTTCAGACTTGGACCAAGATTTGGGAATCGTCGGTGCCGGGCTGGTGGCGCATGAGATGTCCGCTTAA
- a CDS encoding folylpolyglutamate synthase/dihydrofolate synthase family protein, translating into MSDQAFSRQLNRRGLFRIRPGLERIRAVLRELGDPQKKGRVIHIAGTNGKGSVAAALESVLRAAGYRTGLYTSPHLVDLTERIRMNGEPISSALFLSLAAQVQAAEKSCRCRLTYFEFVTAVGFLAFDHNAVDLIVLECGLGGLWDATNTVEHPLATVITSIGIDHQQWLGSNERAIALQKAGILKHGVPVISGVRGGGHMVIARQSRENLSSLSQLDRDFGTEQGPVLWRQGRQQLHYWSKDGASCPFLFGLLGSHQADNAAVTQRTLEMVQKQGFRIPLKAIQDGLQNVHWPGRFDLIFRTDGCPILFDGAHNPAAMREFLHTLQESPFRNTQKSFVFSTYRDKDYRTMAAMIQPMAESIYLCSLPGSRALPMSDLRKAFKKGLARLSTHKTSADAFDHASRETPYDGLLVVTGSLALVGQLIKPWINTKKSTVLEADYA; encoded by the coding sequence ATGAGTGATCAGGCCTTTAGTCGACAATTGAACCGCCGCGGCCTATTTCGGATCCGGCCGGGACTCGAACGCATCCGTGCCGTTTTGCGCGAGCTGGGTGATCCGCAGAAAAAAGGGCGGGTGATCCATATCGCCGGCACAAACGGCAAAGGCTCCGTGGCGGCCGCGCTGGAATCGGTTTTGCGCGCCGCCGGCTACCGCACCGGACTTTACACCTCGCCGCATCTCGTTGACCTCACGGAACGTATTCGAATGAACGGTGAACCCATTTCCAGCGCGCTTTTCCTGAGCCTGGCCGCTCAGGTGCAGGCGGCGGAGAAATCCTGCCGGTGCCGGCTCACGTATTTTGAGTTCGTGACCGCGGTCGGTTTTCTGGCTTTCGACCATAACGCCGTCGATCTGATCGTTCTGGAATGCGGACTGGGAGGGCTCTGGGACGCGACCAACACCGTCGAGCATCCGCTGGCCACCGTCATTACCTCCATTGGGATTGACCATCAACAATGGTTGGGGAGCAACGAGCGGGCCATCGCTCTTCAAAAAGCAGGCATCCTGAAACATGGGGTGCCGGTCATCTCCGGTGTACGAGGAGGCGGGCACATGGTGATTGCCAGGCAATCCCGCGAAAACCTCTCATCGCTTTCCCAACTGGATCGGGATTTTGGAACCGAACAGGGACCCGTCTTATGGCGCCAGGGCCGGCAACAACTTCATTACTGGAGCAAGGACGGGGCGTCTTGTCCCTTTCTTTTTGGCCTGCTTGGATCTCACCAGGCGGACAACGCCGCTGTGACTCAGCGAACACTGGAGATGGTGCAGAAACAAGGGTTTCGAATACCATTGAAAGCCATCCAGGACGGACTTCAGAACGTGCATTGGCCGGGGCGTTTTGATCTGATCTTTCGAACGGATGGTTGCCCAATCCTTTTTGACGGTGCTCACAACCCCGCCGCCATGAGAGAATTTCTTCATACGCTGCAAGAATCACCTTTCAGAAACACCCAAAAGAGCTTCGTATTCAGTACTTATCGAGACAAAGACTACCGAACAATGGCTGCGATGATTCAACCCATGGCCGAATCTATTTATCTCTGCTCGTTGCCCGGTTCCAGAGCCCTTCCGATGAGCGATCTTCGAAAAGCGTTTAAGAAAGGCTTGGCGCGCCTTTCCACTCACAAAACATCTGCAGACGCTTTTGATCATGCGAGCCGGGAAACACCGTACGATGGGTTGCTCGTGGTCACTGGTTCTTTGGCTTTAGTAGGACAATTGATTAAACCTTGGATTAATACAAAGAAATCAACCGTTTTGGAGGCGGACTATGCCTAA
- the accD gene encoding acetyl-CoA carboxylase, carboxyltransferase subunit beta — protein MPLEPSPRSKKPVPAGVWTKCDKCEQIIYNKELAENLKVCPKCGAHFRMSARERIAILFDEDSFKEFGEKIMPVDSLGFADIQPYAERLQQSQKKTGQTDACVAGEATIDGRPLVAALLDFDFMGGSMGSVVGEKVTLAIERALKARVPLLVVSASGGARMQESILSLMQMAKTSVALARLDAAGLPFISLLTDPTTGGVTASFAMLGDIILAEPKALIAFAGPRVIEQTIRQQLPNGFQLSEFLLDHGMIDVIVPRAQLKKFLGDLLAHFQTPTGAA, from the coding sequence ATGCCTCTTGAACCTTCGCCCCGTAGCAAGAAACCGGTCCCGGCCGGCGTCTGGACGAAATGCGATAAATGCGAGCAGATCATCTACAACAAAGAGCTGGCGGAAAACCTGAAGGTCTGCCCAAAATGCGGCGCGCATTTCCGGATGAGCGCACGGGAACGCATCGCCATTCTTTTCGACGAAGACAGCTTCAAGGAGTTCGGCGAGAAAATCATGCCGGTGGATTCTCTTGGGTTTGCCGATATCCAGCCGTATGCAGAACGGCTCCAGCAATCCCAGAAAAAAACCGGACAGACGGATGCCTGCGTCGCCGGCGAGGCGACCATTGACGGGCGTCCCCTGGTCGCTGCCCTTCTCGATTTTGACTTCATGGGCGGCAGCATGGGGAGCGTGGTCGGGGAAAAAGTGACGCTTGCGATTGAGCGCGCGCTCAAAGCCCGGGTTCCGCTCCTCGTCGTTTCCGCGTCCGGCGGCGCGCGCATGCAGGAATCCATCCTGTCGTTGATGCAGATGGCCAAAACCAGCGTGGCCCTGGCCCGTTTGGATGCGGCCGGCCTTCCGTTTATCTCGCTGTTGACCGACCCGACGACCGGCGGCGTGACCGCCTCCTTCGCCATGCTGGGGGATATCATCCTGGCAGAGCCCAAAGCCCTCATCGCCTTCGCCGGCCCCCGCGTGATCGAGCAGACCATCCGCCAGCAGCTGCCGAACGGTTTCCAGCTGTCGGAATTTCTTCTGGATCACGGCATGATCGACGTCATCGTTCCGCGCGCCCAGCTGAAAAAGTTCCTGGGCGATCTACTGGCTCATTTCCAAACTCCCACCGGCGCCGCCTAA
- the trpA gene encoding tryptophan synthase subunit alpha has protein sequence MNRIDKTFQQLKAKGRKALIGYVTAGFPNKSSLKRLIPLLEEAGLDLLELGVPFSDPIADGPTIQRASQVALSNGVTLEWILETVRELRSRVKLPIILMSYSNPVYAMGVERFFQKAQASGVDGLIVPDMIPEEAALFKPAQSHGVHRIYLAAPTTPSERIRMIAQATRGFLYVVSLTGVTGARSALSPGLSRFLKKVKAISRQPVAVGFGLSTPAHVKAVAPYADGVIIGSALIKEIEKSKSNGFAGAVRYVRSLHKALNAKERTTHAS, from the coding sequence ATGAACCGCATCGACAAGACGTTTCAGCAGCTGAAAGCCAAAGGCCGCAAGGCCCTGATCGGTTACGTCACCGCCGGCTTTCCGAACAAAAGCAGCCTGAAACGCCTGATTCCGCTTCTGGAGGAGGCCGGTCTGGACCTTCTGGAACTGGGTGTTCCGTTTTCCGATCCCATCGCGGACGGCCCGACGATCCAGCGGGCCTCCCAGGTGGCGCTTTCGAACGGCGTGACGCTGGAGTGGATTCTTGAAACCGTCCGGGAACTCCGTTCCCGGGTAAAACTGCCGATCATTCTCATGTCGTACAGCAACCCCGTCTATGCCATGGGAGTGGAACGCTTTTTCCAGAAGGCGCAAGCCAGTGGCGTGGATGGATTGATTGTCCCGGATATGATTCCGGAAGAAGCGGCGCTTTTCAAACCCGCCCAGTCGCACGGGGTTCACCGGATCTATCTGGCGGCTCCCACAACCCCTTCGGAGCGCATCCGGATGATCGCGCAGGCGACCCGCGGCTTTCTTTACGTGGTGTCCCTCACCGGCGTGACGGGCGCCCGCTCCGCGCTGTCGCCGGGGCTTTCAAGATTTTTGAAAAAGGTTAAAGCGATCAGCCGCCAGCCGGTCGCGGTTGGATTTGGCTTGTCAACGCCGGCACACGTCAAGGCCGTGGCCCCGTACGCCGACGGCGTCATCATCGGATCAGCGCTCATCAAAGAGATCGAAAAATCCAAAAGCAATGGTTTTGCAGGCGCGGTGCGGTATGTTCGTTCCCTGCACAAGGCCTTAAACGCAAAGGAGAGAACGACCCATGCCTCTTGA
- the trpB gene encoding tryptophan synthase subunit beta has product MKHPSLPNRRGYFGSFGGRFVPETLMTPLLELAKAYDQARRDPAFQKELRGYLRTYVGRPTPLMFAQRLSQKLGRGRIYLKREDLCHTGAHKINNALAQTLLAKHLGKTRVIAETGAGQHGVATATAAALLGLPCDVYMGVEDIERQSPNVFRMERLGARVIPVKTGTRTLKDAINEAMRDWVTNVQSTFYVIGSIVGPHPYPQMVRDFQSIIGREARKQILEAEGRLPNVLTACVGGGSNSIGLFHPFYKDRSVKMIGVEPAGRGLNTGQHAASLAKGRRGILHGAFSYLLQDKHGQVMETHSISAGLDYPGVGPEHSFYKDSGRATYVSADDKMALEGFDLLCKTEGILPALEPAHAIGYLKVLARTLKPKDIVILCLSGRGDKDMPILTKVFSS; this is encoded by the coding sequence ATGAAGCATCCGTCTCTCCCGAATCGGCGAGGCTACTTCGGTTCGTTCGGCGGACGATTCGTCCCTGAAACGCTGATGACGCCTCTTCTTGAGTTGGCGAAAGCGTATGACCAGGCCCGGCGCGATCCCGCTTTTCAAAAAGAACTTCGCGGCTACCTGCGGACGTACGTGGGTCGCCCGACCCCTTTGATGTTCGCCCAGCGTCTGAGCCAGAAACTGGGGCGCGGGCGGATTTATCTCAAACGGGAAGACCTCTGCCACACCGGCGCCCACAAAATCAATAACGCGCTGGCGCAGACGCTGCTGGCCAAGCACCTCGGCAAGACACGCGTGATCGCTGAAACCGGCGCGGGCCAGCACGGCGTGGCCACCGCCACCGCCGCGGCGCTTCTGGGTTTGCCTTGCGACGTCTACATGGGAGTAGAGGATATCGAACGCCAGTCCCCGAATGTGTTTCGCATGGAACGGCTGGGCGCGCGCGTTATCCCCGTAAAAACCGGAACCCGTACATTGAAAGATGCTATCAACGAAGCCATGCGGGACTGGGTCACCAACGTTCAATCAACGTTCTACGTGATCGGCTCGATCGTGGGGCCTCACCCGTATCCGCAGATGGTGAGGGATTTTCAATCCATTATTGGCCGGGAAGCTCGAAAACAGATTTTGGAAGCCGAAGGACGCCTTCCGAACGTCTTGACCGCCTGCGTCGGCGGGGGTTCGAACTCCATCGGGCTTTTTCATCCCTTTTACAAGGACCGAAGCGTCAAAATGATCGGGGTGGAACCCGCCGGGCGCGGGCTGAACACCGGTCAGCACGCGGCCTCTCTGGCGAAGGGCCGTCGGGGTATTCTGCACGGAGCGTTCAGTTATCTGCTTCAGGATAAACACGGACAGGTTATGGAAACGCACTCGATTTCCGCGGGCCTTGATTATCCCGGCGTGGGACCGGAGCATTCGTTTTACAAAGACTCCGGACGCGCCACTTATGTTTCAGCGGATGACAAAATGGCGCTCGAGGGATTTGATCTTCTCTGTAAAACCGAAGGCATTCTGCCGGCGCTGGAACCCGCGCATGCGATCGGCTATCTGAAGGTCTTGGCGCGAACGCTGAAACCGAAGGATATCGTGATTCTGTGCCTGTCGGGCCGGGGCGACAAAGACATGCCGATTTTAACGAAGGTGTTCTCCTCATGA
- a CDS encoding phosphoribosylanthranilate isomerase: MIKVKICGITNSQDALWAANLGVDYIGLNFYPQSPRKVSLKYAKEMAAQIPPFVTVVGLFVDEPLESLTKFVQKVPLKVVQLHGQETPEYCRSVKALGVKIIKALAIEKPLEAAELSPYEGVADFFLFDHKTPEMPGGTGEAFNWEWLQNASFLTKPWFLAGGLNADNIAQAIKQLHPPAVDVCSGVERTPTRKDYEAMKRFIQTARAAK, encoded by the coding sequence ATGATCAAAGTGAAGATTTGCGGGATTACCAATTCGCAGGACGCCCTGTGGGCGGCGAACTTAGGCGTGGATTACATCGGGCTCAACTTTTACCCGCAAAGCCCGCGTAAGGTGTCGCTGAAATACGCCAAAGAGATGGCGGCGCAAATCCCGCCTTTTGTGACGGTGGTCGGGCTTTTTGTCGATGAACCGCTGGAGTCCTTAACGAAATTCGTCCAGAAGGTTCCGCTGAAGGTTGTGCAGCTCCACGGCCAGGAAACACCGGAGTATTGCCGGAGCGTGAAAGCGCTGGGCGTTAAAATCATCAAAGCGTTGGCGATCGAGAAACCGCTCGAAGCCGCGGAGCTTTCGCCCTATGAGGGTGTTGCGGATTTCTTCCTGTTTGATCACAAGACACCGGAGATGCCCGGCGGAACCGGCGAAGCGTTCAATTGGGAGTGGCTGCAGAATGCCTCTTTTCTGACGAAGCCCTGGTTCCTTGCCGGAGGGCTGAACGCCGACAACATCGCGCAGGCGATCAAACAACTCCATCCTCCGGCGGTCGACGTCTGCAGCGGGGTTGAGCGCACGCCCACACGAAAGGATTACGAAGCGATGAAACGTTTCATTCAAACAGCAAGGGCCGCCAAATGA
- the trpC gene encoding indole-3-glycerol phosphate synthase TrpC, protein MSDFLNHITEETQKRVDALKLSHPLSSLRQRDRSDPVRSFGTSLWRSRGVSLIAELKQASPSAGLIRKENDIEGRLKAYEKGGASALSILTEESYFHGSPQLLEVARLATRLPLLRKDFIVDPYQIPESRSLGADAILLIVAILSGSRLKDFLQATQEAGLDALVEVHDEQELDQALLAGATLLGINNRNLHTLEVDLQTTARLIPRIPSKGCTIVVESGIQAPDDLKRIRDWRAQAVLIGETLMRDPHPEDLVRRFVEVGQS, encoded by the coding sequence ATGAGTGATTTTCTCAATCACATTACAGAAGAAACGCAGAAGCGCGTGGACGCTCTGAAGCTGTCCCACCCGCTCTCGTCGCTCCGCCAACGTGACCGCTCCGATCCGGTCCGATCTTTCGGAACGTCGCTCTGGCGTTCCCGGGGCGTCAGCCTGATTGCGGAGCTCAAGCAGGCCTCGCCGTCCGCCGGCCTGATTCGAAAAGAAAATGACATTGAGGGCCGCCTGAAGGCTTATGAAAAAGGAGGCGCCTCAGCCCTTTCGATCTTGACGGAGGAATCGTATTTTCACGGATCGCCGCAGCTGCTCGAAGTGGCCCGTCTGGCTACGCGCCTGCCGCTTCTGAGGAAAGATTTCATCGTCGACCCGTACCAAATCCCCGAATCCCGGAGCCTGGGGGCCGATGCGATCCTGCTGATCGTCGCCATCCTCTCCGGTTCCCGGTTAAAGGATTTTCTTCAAGCCACTCAGGAAGCGGGGCTTGACGCCCTCGTCGAAGTCCATGACGAACAGGAGCTCGACCAGGCTCTTTTGGCCGGTGCGACGCTTTTGGGAATCAACAACCGGAACCTCCATACGCTGGAGGTGGATCTCCAGACCACCGCGCGCTTAATTCCGAGAATTCCCTCAAAGGGTTGTACAATTGTCGTCGAGAGCGGCATCCAGGCGCCGGATGATCTGAAAAGAATACGCGACTGGAGAGCCCAAGCTGTTCTGATCGGGGAAACGTTGATGCGGGATCCTCATCCGGAAGACCTGGTCCGGCGATTTGTCGAGGTCGGTCAATCATGA
- the trpD gene encoding anthranilate phosphoribosyltransferase, whose amino-acid sequence MTFAQALQKIAGRQSLSREEARQSIQELMEGKVPPGQIAGFLMALRVKGETVDELTGAAEAMRAAAIRVHCDARPIVDTCGTGGDGQCSFNLSTAAAFIAAGSGLTVAKHGNRSVSSRAGSADVLEALGLPVESNTKIAEKCLREIGLAFLFAPSFHPAMRHAMPVRRELGVRTIFNLLGPLTNPANPHVQLIGVYDPAWLKPVAEVLVQLGIREGAVVHGQSHDEMVLSGPTQVAEIRNGSVTLTEWRPEDFGIKTRPGQELKGGSADENAKILLAILQGEPGPYREAACLNAAAVIAAASRFTNGAQALSLPEAYEAATAAIDRKQALGKLDALRKHLRRAGAR is encoded by the coding sequence ATGACCTTCGCCCAAGCCCTTCAAAAAATCGCCGGCCGGCAGTCGCTCTCGCGCGAGGAAGCGCGTCAGAGCATTCAAGAACTCATGGAGGGAAAAGTGCCTCCCGGACAGATCGCCGGCTTTCTCATGGCGCTGCGCGTCAAAGGGGAAACCGTCGATGAACTCACCGGCGCGGCCGAAGCCATGCGCGCCGCCGCGATCCGCGTCCACTGCGACGCCCGTCCGATCGTTGATACCTGCGGGACCGGTGGGGACGGCCAGTGTTCATTCAATCTTTCTACAGCAGCGGCGTTCATCGCCGCCGGAAGCGGCCTGACCGTGGCCAAGCACGGCAACCGTTCGGTGTCTTCCCGTGCCGGCTCAGCCGATGTCCTGGAAGCGCTGGGACTTCCAGTCGAAAGCAACACCAAAATTGCCGAGAAGTGCTTGCGGGAAATCGGCCTGGCGTTTCTTTTTGCGCCGTCGTTTCATCCCGCGATGCGGCACGCGATGCCGGTCCGCCGAGAGCTGGGCGTACGCACGATCTTCAATTTACTTGGACCGCTGACGAACCCGGCCAACCCGCACGTCCAGCTGATCGGGGTCTATGATCCGGCTTGGCTCAAACCGGTCGCGGAAGTCCTCGTTCAACTGGGAATCCGCGAGGGAGCGGTGGTTCACGGGCAGAGTCATGATGAGATGGTTCTCTCCGGCCCCACACAAGTGGCTGAAATCCGGAATGGCTCCGTCACGCTGACCGAGTGGCGCCCGGAAGATTTCGGCATCAAAACCCGGCCTGGGCAGGAATTGAAGGGGGGAAGCGCGGACGAGAACGCGAAAATCCTTTTAGCCATTCTGCAGGGCGAACCGGGTCCGTATCGGGAGGCGGCCTGTCTGAATGCGGCGGCGGTCATTGCGGCGGCGTCCCGCTTCACGAATGGGGCCCAGGCGTTGTCGCTTCCGGAAGCTTATGAAGCCGCGACAGCGGCGATCGACCGCAAGCAAGCCCTGGGTAAATTGGACGCTTTACGCAAACACCTGCGAAGGGCCGGCGCCCGATGA
- a CDS encoding aminodeoxychorismate/anthranilate synthase component II, whose protein sequence is MIVVIDNYDSFTYNLVQYLQEMEESVQVFRNDAITLRGIAQLDPSHLLISPGPGDPTTAGISIEAIRHFAGRIPVLGVCLGHQALGYAYGGKIVRAARLMHGKTSPILHDGQTLFRRMSNPFEATRYHSLLVERDSLPSCLQISAWTKEGEIMGLRHKQIPALEGVQFHPESILTTEGKQLLANFLTLKTPKKQ, encoded by the coding sequence ATGATTGTAGTCATCGACAACTACGATTCCTTCACATACAACCTCGTTCAGTACCTCCAGGAAATGGAGGAGAGCGTGCAGGTCTTCCGGAACGACGCGATCACCCTTCGGGGAATCGCGCAGCTCGACCCGTCCCACCTGCTGATTTCACCCGGTCCCGGCGATCCGACAACCGCCGGCATTTCCATCGAGGCCATCCGCCATTTTGCCGGACGTATTCCTGTACTGGGTGTCTGCCTGGGCCATCAGGCTCTGGGCTATGCCTATGGCGGCAAGATCGTCCGCGCCGCGCGTCTCATGCACGGCAAGACCTCCCCGATTCTCCATGACGGCCAAACGCTTTTTCGCCGGATGTCCAATCCCTTTGAGGCCACACGCTACCACTCCTTACTCGTCGAACGGGACAGCCTGCCGTCGTGCCTGCAGATCAGCGCCTGGACCAAAGAAGGCGAAATCATGGGCCTGCGCCACAAACAGATCCCGGCGCTCGAAGGCGTTCAATTCCACCCCGAGTCGATTCTGACGACGGAGGGGAAACAACTGCTGGCTAATTTTCTAACGCTGAAGACCCCCAAAAAGCAATGA
- the trpE gene encoding anthranilate synthase component I yields MTTPSLQDFKRLARRCNVIPLSRETLVDRVTPVSVYERLSRGEDHSYLLESVEGGERFGRYSFVGTRPHALFTCRESRLTFKEGPRSRSWTTSNPVQDMKKLFSQYRAPDLPELPLFWGGAVGYWDYDTVRFFERLPRKNADILGFPTGAFQFSGDLVIFDRLSQTARVMTNVFIPEKRPSQQTLERLYREGLRALDRQMKRIHDRSDPRATSRPSKIGAPKPLGSRNDYETAVRKAKEYIRAGDIIQVVLSQRWKIEPSAPPFEVYRALRTVNPSPYMYYLHFPDFDIVGSSPEILVRKEGNQAVTRPIAGTRHRGASPEEDAGLAEELLKDPKERAEHLMLVDLGRNDLGRVCEPGSVRVPELMTIENYSHVMHLVSSVSGRLRKDANAFDLFQACFPAGTLSGAPKIRAMEIIEELEPDRRGPYGGAVGYFSYNGNMDMAITIRTLVFRGKTAYMQAGAGIVADSVPENEQRECEQKAAALFTAIQKTRELS; encoded by the coding sequence ATGACAACACCTTCTTTACAAGACTTTAAACGCCTTGCCCGGCGCTGCAACGTGATCCCGCTCAGCCGGGAGACCCTCGTAGACCGGGTCACGCCCGTTTCAGTCTATGAACGGTTAAGCCGGGGAGAAGACCATTCCTATCTCCTGGAAAGCGTGGAAGGGGGCGAACGTTTCGGCCGCTATTCCTTTGTCGGCACCCGCCCGCACGCGCTCTTCACCTGCCGGGAGTCCCGTCTGACGTTCAAAGAAGGGCCGCGCTCCCGGAGCTGGACCACATCCAATCCGGTGCAGGACATGAAAAAACTGTTTTCCCAATACCGGGCCCCTGATTTGCCCGAACTGCCGTTGTTCTGGGGCGGAGCGGTCGGCTACTGGGACTACGACACCGTTCGATTCTTCGAGCGGTTGCCCCGCAAAAACGCCGACATCCTGGGCTTCCCCACGGGAGCTTTTCAATTCTCCGGAGACCTGGTGATCTTTGACCGCCTTTCGCAGACGGCCCGTGTGATGACCAATGTTTTTATTCCGGAAAAAAGGCCTTCGCAGCAGACGCTTGAGCGTCTTTACCGGGAAGGCCTGCGCGCGTTGGACCGCCAGATGAAACGCATTCATGACCGTTCCGACCCGCGCGCCACATCCAGGCCGTCAAAAATCGGGGCTCCGAAACCGCTGGGTTCCCGAAACGATTATGAAACCGCGGTACGGAAAGCCAAAGAGTATATTCGAGCCGGGGACATTATCCAGGTGGTTCTCTCCCAACGCTGGAAGATCGAACCCAGCGCGCCTCCTTTTGAGGTTTACCGGGCGCTGCGCACGGTGAATCCGTCACCTTACATGTACTACCTGCACTTCCCTGATTTCGACATCGTGGGATCCTCTCCGGAGATCCTGGTCCGGAAAGAGGGAAATCAGGCGGTCACACGACCCATCGCCGGCACACGGCATCGCGGCGCCTCACCCGAGGAGGACGCTGGCTTAGCCGAAGAGCTCCTCAAGGACCCGAAGGAACGGGCCGAGCACCTGATGCTCGTCGATCTGGGACGCAACGATTTAGGCCGCGTCTGCGAGCCGGGCTCTGTGCGCGTGCCGGAACTCATGACGATCGAGAACTACTCCCACGTGATGCATCTGGTCTCGTCGGTCTCCGGGCGTCTGCGGAAAGACGCCAATGCCTTTGATCTCTTTCAAGCCTGCTTTCCCGCCGGCACGCTTTCCGGCGCGCCCAAGATCCGGGCGATGGAGATTATCGAAGAACTCGAACCGGACCGCCGGGGCCCCTACGGCGGCGCGGTCGGGTACTTCTCCTACAATGGCAATATGGATATGGCGATCACCATCCGGACCCTCGTGTTCCGCGGGAAAACAGCCTACATGCAGGCGGGCGCCGGAATCGTTGCGGATTCGGTACCGGAGAACGAACAGCGGGAGTGCGAACAGAAAGCCGCTGCGCTTTTTACCGCCATTCAAAAGACACGGGAACTTTCATGA
- the hisI gene encoding phosphoribosyl-AMP cyclohydrolase has translation MNLYKNLKFDDKRLIPVVVQDAKDGTVLMVAYMNKEAVRRTVRLKKSVFWSRSRQSFWLKGESSGNIQKVKEMRIDCDGDCLLVKVEQIGQAACHTGHRSCFYRKVMPGDRLQVTGKPVFDPKKVYGH, from the coding sequence ATGAATCTCTATAAGAATCTCAAATTTGACGACAAAAGACTCATCCCCGTGGTCGTTCAAGACGCCAAAGACGGAACGGTTTTAATGGTTGCCTACATGAACAAGGAAGCGGTCCGGCGCACCGTGCGCCTGAAGAAAAGCGTCTTCTGGAGCCGCTCGCGTCAGTCGTTCTGGCTCAAAGGGGAAAGTTCCGGCAATATTCAAAAAGTTAAAGAGATGCGGATTGATTGTGACGGGGACTGCCTGCTGGTCAAAGTCGAACAGATCGGTCAGGCGGCCTGCCACACGGGCCATCGCTCGTGTTTCTACCGAAAAGTCATGCCGGGCGACCGTCTTCAGGTGACCGGGAAACCTGTCTTTGATCCAAAAAAAGTATACGGACACTAA